The Leadbetterella byssophila DSM 17132 DNA window AGGTTTAGCAATTTCCCCCTTCCCCAAAAAGGCATTTTTTCGTATATTTGCATACTGGAGAAACCATAAAAATGAGCGAAGAAAACTACGACCCTGCGCCACAGAAGGAGTTATTAGACGATATGTTCGAGAAGTATTTTCTCGAATATGCCTCTTATGTAATTCTGGAGAGGGCGGTACCTGCCATAGAAGACGGACTTAAACCCGTGCAAAGAAGGTTCTTGCACGCCTTGAAAGAAATGGATGACGGTCGCTTTAACAAAGTTGCGAACGTCATTGGATCTACCATGCAGTATCACCCTCATGGAGATGCCTCCATTGGTGATGCCATCGTTAATATTGGCCAAAAAGAATTATTATTAGATATACAGGGCAACTGGGGTGATGTAAGAACGGGTGACTCTGCCGCCGCCCCTCGTTACATAGAAGTAAGACTTTCGAAATTCGGGCACGAAGTCCTTTTCAATGAGGATACCACTGAGTGGCAAATGTCCTATGACGGCAGAAAGCGTGAACCGGTAACCCTTCCGGCAAAATTTCCACTGGTATTGGAAATGGGTGCAGAAGGTATTGCCGTAGGTCTCTCCACCAAAATCCTTCCTCATAACTTCATAGAACTTTGCGAAGCTTCTATTAAATACCTCAAGAACGAACCTTTTGTACTATATCCGGACTTCTTGACGGGAGGATTGATTGACGTTAGTAACTATAACGACGGAGCTAGAGGAGGAAAGGTTAAGATGAGAGCAAAGATCTCAGAGGTAGATAAAAAGACCCTGAAGATCACAGAAATACCTTTCTCTACTACCACCGGCTCACTGATTGAATCTATCATTAAAGCCAATGACAGTGGAAAGATCAAGATCAAAAAAGTAGAAGACAACACGGCCAAAAATGTAGAAATCATCATACATCTTGCGCCAAATACTTCTACAGATATCACCATAGATGCACTATATGCATTCACCAACTGTGAAGTGTCTGTTTCTCCCAATGCCGTAGTTATTGTAGATCAGAAACCTCATTTTCTTGGAGTAAGTGATATCCTAAAAAACTCCACAGACCAAACCCTGCATCTCTTACGTAGAGAACTGGAGATCAGGAAGGGAGAATTACTCGAAAAGATCTTATATAGCTCTCTAGAAAAGATCTTCATTGAAAACAGAATCTATAGGGACATTGAAGAATGTGAAACCTTTGAGTCTGTCATTGAAACCATAGATAAAGGCTTAGAACCTTACAAGAAGGACTTCTATAGAGAAATAGGCAGAGAAGACATTATCAGACTTACTGAAATCCGTATCAAGCGTATTTCTAAGTACGATAGCTTTAAAGCGGATGAACTTATGCGTAAGCAACAAGAAGAATTAGTGGAGGTAAATGACCATTTGAACAATATGGTTCGATACACCATCAACTTCTTCAAAGAATTGATCCGCAAATATGGAAAAGGCCGAGAAAGAAGAACGGAAATCGTACAATTTGGTGAAGTTCAAGCTGCCGTTGTAGCCGCTAACAACCAAAAACTTTATGTAGATAAGGAAAATGGTTTTATAGGCTATGGCTTAAAGAAAGACGAGTACGTTATGGATTGTTCAGATATCGATGATATCATTGTCTTCCGTGCCGATGGGAAGTTTTCTGTAGTCAAGATCCAGGACAAGGTATTTGTTGGTAAAAACATCATCTACTGTGCAGTTTTCCGGAAGAATGACGAAAGAAAGATCTATAACGTCATTTATCTGGACGGAAAGAGCGGTAGAACCTTCGCCAAAAGATTTGCCGTCACAGGAGTAACCAGAGATAAAGAATATGATGTAACCAAAGGAAGTCCCCGCTCTAAAGTGCTTTACTTCTCCGCAAATGAAAACGGAGAAGCAGAGGTGGTAACGGTCAATCTCACCGCCTCAAGTAATGCCAAGAAGAAGGTATTCGACTTCAACTTTGCCGATCTTTTGATTAAAAACAGATCAGCATTAGGAAATCTAGTATCGAAATACGCAGTACGAAAAATCAATTTTAAAACTGCAGGAAAGTCCACCTTGGGCGGAGTAGACATTTGGTACACTCCTACACTAGGACGTCTAAACAAAGATGGCCACGGTAATTTCTTAGGTAATTTTGGTCCAAGTGACAAGATCATCGTCCTATATAATACAGGGGAATATGAACTTACCAATTTTGAACTGACAAATCATTATGACCCACGTCAGGTAGTGGCTATCTCCAAATTCTCAGAAAAGCGACCGGTATCTTGTATCTACTTGGACGGAGAAAACAAGAATCATCATATCAAGCGATTCCTCGTGGAAACCTCCACCATGGATAAACGATTCAGTTTTATAACCGAACATCCTAAATCAGAACTGGTATTTGCTTCGTACGATTGGAAACCAAGGGTTGAGATCAAACATCGTAAAGACAGAAAGACGGAAGTCACTACAGATCTATACAAAATAGATGAGATGATTGATATCAAAGGCTGGAAGGCACTTGGCAATAAATTACCGTTTGACAAAGTGGTTGATCTAAAAATACTTCCGCCCGAACCTTTTGAAGAACCTCAGGATATTGAAGAAGATATAGAATTAGAGGAGGAGGAAGAAGATGAGATAGAAGCTCCGGAATTTGATCCTAACAAACCGAGTGGTGAAGGGGAACAATTGCCTTTGTTCTAAAAAAATAGGTCTCCAAAATTTGGAGACCTATTTTTTTAGAGTTGTTTAATTGAGTTAGGACAAGATAGCCCTAAATACTAAGAACAATATAGCTGAGAGCAGAATAGAAACCGGTAGGGTTAATATCCACGCCAAACCTATGTTCTTAATGGTCTTCGATTGAAGGTTTTTGATTCCTTTTGATGCCACCATAGAACCTGCGATACCGGAAGATAAGGTATGAGTAGTACTTACAGGCAATTTAAATCCTGAAGCTAAACCGATGGTGATAGCTGCCACCAACTCTGCAGACGCACCTTGTGCGTAAGTTAAGTGCGACTTACCGATCTTTTCACCTACCGTCACTACAATTCTCTTCCAACCTATCATGGTTCCCATGCCAAGCGACAATGAAATCATTAATATTACCCAGAAAGGTGCAAAATCTATGGCCTTTCTAATTCCTTTTTCTTCTTTGGTTGCTGCCATAGTAAGTGTATCTCTGTCTTTAGCACTCAGTTTTACACTTTCATCGTTCAAAAGCTTCTTAGTATTCGTAGATATCTGCAAAATGGCAGCTCTTAGGTGCAATTTTTCAGTGGTGTCTGCTGACACACCATCAGCAATAGGCATTAATCTATTCAGATTCTCGTGAATTCCTTTGATATGACTCTTCTCATCAACGCCTAGATGAGTAGTATCTATTTTGCTTACTATGGTTTGAATCTGTACCAAATCAGGCTTGATTTCCTTCAAGTCATCAATTTTTGTCAAAGCGAAGTACGAAGGCAAGATCCCGATCAGAATTAGCATCACTAAACCTATAC harbors:
- a CDS encoding DNA gyrase/topoisomerase IV subunit A produces the protein MSEENYDPAPQKELLDDMFEKYFLEYASYVILERAVPAIEDGLKPVQRRFLHALKEMDDGRFNKVANVIGSTMQYHPHGDASIGDAIVNIGQKELLLDIQGNWGDVRTGDSAAAPRYIEVRLSKFGHEVLFNEDTTEWQMSYDGRKREPVTLPAKFPLVLEMGAEGIAVGLSTKILPHNFIELCEASIKYLKNEPFVLYPDFLTGGLIDVSNYNDGARGGKVKMRAKISEVDKKTLKITEIPFSTTTGSLIESIIKANDSGKIKIKKVEDNTAKNVEIIIHLAPNTSTDITIDALYAFTNCEVSVSPNAVVIVDQKPHFLGVSDILKNSTDQTLHLLRRELEIRKGELLEKILYSSLEKIFIENRIYRDIEECETFESVIETIDKGLEPYKKDFYREIGREDIIRLTEIRIKRISKYDSFKADELMRKQQEELVEVNDHLNNMVRYTINFFKELIRKYGKGRERRTEIVQFGEVQAAVVAANNQKLYVDKENGFIGYGLKKDEYVMDCSDIDDIIVFRADGKFSVVKIQDKVFVGKNIIYCAVFRKNDERKIYNVIYLDGKSGRTFAKRFAVTGVTRDKEYDVTKGSPRSKVLYFSANENGEAEVVTVNLTASSNAKKKVFDFNFADLLIKNRSALGNLVSKYAVRKINFKTAGKSTLGGVDIWYTPTLGRLNKDGHGNFLGNFGPSDKIIVLYNTGEYELTNFELTNHYDPRQVVAISKFSEKRPVSCIYLDGENKNHHIKRFLVETSTMDKRFSFITEHPKSELVFASYDWKPRVEIKHRKDRKTEVTTDLYKIDEMIDIKGWKALGNKLPFDKVVDLKILPPEPFEEPQDIEEDIELEEEEEDEIEAPEFDPNKPSGEGEQLPLF
- a CDS encoding inorganic phosphate transporter, coding for MFGLETDIFFLLAACIFCACVFEFINGFHDTANAVATVIYTNSLKPAQAVIWSGLMNFLGVITGGIGVGMSIVNLLPVDLLIDQNVYHSIAMVLAMLCSAIIWNFGTWYFGLPSSSSHTLIGAIMGVGLGYAMLPENASGAAAINWEKVKEIFTGLFIAPLIGFTLAVILMFILRISVSKDVRNQIFSEPKKNQPPPSWIRGTLISTCTLVSFFHGKNDGQKGIGLVMLILIGILPSYFALTKIDDLKEIKPDLVQIQTIVSKIDTTHLGVDEKSHIKGIHENLNRLMPIADGVSADTTEKLHLRAAILQISTNTKKLLNDESVKLSAKDRDTLTMAATKEEKGIRKAIDFAPFWVILMISLSLGMGTMIGWKRIVVTVGEKIGKSHLTYAQGASAELVAAITIGLASGFKLPVSTTHTLSSGIAGSMVASKGIKNLQSKTIKNIGLAWILTLPVSILLSAILFLVFRAILS